From Methylopila sp. M107, a single genomic window includes:
- a CDS encoding sigma-70 family RNA polymerase sigma factor, translating to MLVTTAARIIGCPRHAEDIVQNIALKLCECPRLPEFKDPHGYVRRMVRNAAIDAVRRVAGERRVIAADADAEKAPEPTGCALDRMEACEALAAAIDALAQMPVRTRAALVAHRLRGEAQKDIAARLGVSPTLVNFMVRDATAVCREAAEAPHKQLSALMPTDAASRRSRARSGPSRLRS from the coding sequence ATGCTTGTGACGACCGCAGCCAGGATCATCGGCTGTCCGAGGCACGCCGAAGACATCGTGCAGAACATCGCGCTCAAGCTTTGTGAATGCCCGCGGCTGCCCGAGTTCAAGGATCCGCACGGCTATGTCCGCCGCATGGTGCGGAACGCGGCGATCGACGCCGTGCGGCGGGTGGCGGGCGAACGCCGTGTGATCGCGGCCGACGCCGACGCCGAAAAGGCGCCGGAGCCGACCGGCTGCGCCCTTGATCGCATGGAGGCCTGCGAGGCGCTTGCGGCGGCGATCGACGCGCTGGCGCAGATGCCGGTCCGCACTCGCGCGGCCCTCGTCGCGCATCGCCTCCGCGGCGAAGCACAGAAGGACATCGCCGCCCGCCTCGGCGTCTCGCCGACGCTCGTCAATTTCATGGTGCGGGACGCGACCGCGGTCTGCCGCGAGGCCGCCGAGGCCCCGCACAAGCAGCTATCCGCACTCATGCCGACCGACGCGGCGTCGCGGCGCTCGCGGGCCCGGAGCGGCCCGAGCCGGCTGCGTTCGTAA
- a CDS encoding DUF418 domain-containing protein yields MKAQARQPQRDGSIDALRAVALFGILAVNLPFLALPGGFAGVDWEKTGPSLADLLSAGLIQGLFESKFILIFSALFGFGAWRQMSRHGVGRYSRRLVALGAFGVAHAALLFEADILLPYAVMGGALLLFRERSTRIVIASAVAFWSLAVIGNGLFGVKMTLDPPSGGGSGETAHVLATGGYAEIAAVRMRNWASFQTYSLWSNYPLSLAAMLFGLAAGRLAEREGAGALVDRARRLAFYALVPAVLGNLLYCVLASIPSTAGGSKLFLLTLALRPLFAPFLSVVLVAVGLTLLKSPKASSAVALLSPAGGTSMSIYLGFSIVSSVIFYGYGFGLHGEATLSDSLWISAAIFAAFIAAAHLWRRRFAQGPAEAAMSALTNAAGSGRSGPASAATPRRSA; encoded by the coding sequence ATGAAAGCCCAAGCCCGCCAGCCTCAACGAGACGGATCGATCGACGCGCTGCGCGCCGTCGCGCTGTTCGGCATTCTGGCCGTCAACCTGCCGTTCCTGGCCCTGCCGGGCGGGTTTGCGGGGGTCGACTGGGAGAAGACCGGGCCGTCGCTGGCCGATCTCCTGTCGGCCGGCCTGATCCAGGGGCTGTTCGAGAGCAAGTTCATCCTGATCTTCTCGGCGCTGTTCGGGTTCGGCGCATGGCGGCAGATGAGCCGGCATGGCGTCGGCCGGTATTCCCGGCGGCTGGTCGCGCTCGGCGCCTTCGGCGTGGCGCATGCGGCGCTGCTGTTTGAGGCCGACATCCTGCTGCCCTATGCGGTCATGGGCGGCGCGCTGCTGCTGTTCCGGGAGCGCTCGACCCGCATCGTGATCGCGTCGGCCGTCGCGTTCTGGTCGCTCGCGGTGATCGGCAACGGACTGTTCGGCGTGAAGATGACGCTCGATCCGCCGTCGGGCGGCGGCTCCGGCGAAACCGCTCACGTTCTGGCGACGGGCGGCTACGCCGAAATCGCGGCGGTGCGGATGAGGAACTGGGCGTCGTTCCAGACCTATTCGCTCTGGTCCAACTACCCGCTCTCACTCGCCGCCATGCTGTTCGGCCTGGCGGCCGGACGCCTGGCCGAGCGGGAAGGCGCGGGAGCGCTGGTCGACAGGGCGCGAAGGCTCGCCTTCTACGCCCTTGTTCCCGCAGTGCTCGGAAACCTGCTCTACTGCGTTCTAGCCTCGATCCCGAGCACTGCGGGCGGGTCGAAGCTTTTCCTGCTGACTCTCGCGCTGCGGCCGCTGTTCGCGCCGTTCCTGAGCGTCGTGCTCGTCGCCGTCGGATTGACGTTGCTGAAGAGCCCCAAGGCTTCCTCCGCGGTCGCGCTGCTGTCGCCCGCGGGCGGGACGTCGATGTCGATCTATCTTGGCTTCTCGATCGTCTCGAGCGTGATCTTCTACGGCTACGGCTTCGGCCTGCATGGCGAGGCGACGCTGTCGGACTCGCTCTGGATCTCGGCCGCCATTTTTGCGGCGTTCATCGCTGCCGCGCATCTCTGGCGCCGCAGGTTCGCACAGGGACCGGCCGAGGCCGCGATGTCGGCGCTTACGAACGCAGCCGGCTCGGGCCGCTCCGGGCCCGCGAGCGCCGCGACGCCGCGTCGGTCGGCATGA
- a CDS encoding PLP-dependent transferase: MNRPITPPDHALIDAATLIAAPPEGPFNAASPAIFQTSLFTFDAYSDLEDVFAGRSRQFIYSRGDNPTVMEFERLIASLEGAEAARAFSSGTGAIAATLMAFLEAGDRIVAVEHLYSDAYRICEKLLKKFGVAVDYVDGSDTEAVKAALPGAKLLYLESPTSLVFELQDVPALAAEARRLGVLTVMDNSWATPLHQKPLAHGVDLVIHAASKYLGGHSDTVGGVVAGAENLIARVNGGAFPYLGAKLSPFEAWLLLRGMRTLPLRIARHMQSGLDLAERLRAHSDVATVRHPAFSAHRGRETLTGFGGLFAFEVTDEIDVPRFVDALGHVRIGVSWGGPESLVMPALAPLQMAEVNSLRRFGVSPRAIRFSVGLENPDVIWSDVEQALGRARR; this comes from the coding sequence ATGAACAGGCCCATCACGCCGCCCGACCACGCCCTCATCGACGCCGCGACCCTGATCGCCGCGCCGCCCGAGGGGCCGTTCAACGCCGCCTCGCCCGCGATCTTCCAGACCTCGCTCTTCACCTTCGACGCCTATTCGGACCTCGAGGACGTGTTCGCGGGCCGCTCGAGGCAGTTCATCTATTCGCGCGGGGACAATCCGACGGTGATGGAGTTCGAGCGGCTGATCGCCTCGCTCGAAGGGGCCGAGGCGGCGCGCGCTTTCTCGAGCGGCACCGGCGCGATCGCCGCCACGCTGATGGCCTTTCTGGAGGCCGGCGACCGGATCGTCGCGGTCGAGCACCTTTACAGCGACGCCTACCGGATCTGCGAGAAGCTGCTGAAAAAGTTCGGCGTCGCGGTCGACTACGTCGACGGCTCCGACACGGAGGCCGTCAAGGCCGCGCTGCCGGGCGCCAAGCTGCTCTATCTTGAAAGCCCCACCTCGCTTGTGTTCGAGTTGCAGGACGTCCCGGCGCTGGCTGCGGAAGCCCGCCGGCTCGGCGTCCTCACCGTCATGGACAACTCCTGGGCGACGCCGCTCCACCAGAAGCCGCTGGCGCACGGCGTCGACCTCGTGATCCACGCGGCGTCCAAATATCTCGGCGGCCACTCCGACACGGTCGGCGGCGTCGTCGCGGGCGCAGAAAACCTCATCGCGCGGGTCAATGGCGGGGCGTTTCCCTATCTCGGCGCAAAGCTCTCGCCGTTCGAGGCTTGGCTGCTGCTGCGGGGCATGAGGACCCTGCCGCTCAGGATCGCGCGGCATATGCAGAGCGGGCTCGACCTCGCAGAACGGCTTCGCGCGCATTCCGACGTCGCGACCGTCCGACATCCAGCCTTCAGCGCGCATCGCGGCCGCGAGACGCTGACCGGCTTCGGCGGCCTGTTCGCCTTCGAGGTGACGGACGAAATCGACGTGCCGCGTTTCGTCGACGCGCTCGGCCATGTCCGCATCGGGGTGAGCTGGGGCGGGCCGGAGTCCCTGGTCATGCCGGCGCTCGCGCCGCTGCAGATGGCCGAGGTCAACTCGCTGCGTCGCTTCGGCGTCAGCCCGCGCGCCATCCGCTTCTCCGTCGGTCTCGAAAACCCGGACGTCATCTGGAGCGACGTCGAACAGGCGCTCGGCCGCGCCCGGCGCTGA
- a CDS encoding MATE family efflux transporter encodes MSGLFSDTADLASPDLKRLIVRLALPAVVGLSANAAHHTANALFVGAISLEALAAVTAALPIVMLVAAIGEGLGVGAAATIGRLLGEGRPGRASVTASTVIAVAFPVGLALTAALLVARRPLLELFGAPAGAMPMAETYLVVVACGATLILLQVICDFVAISEGNTRFSMWTLIGGFGLNVALDPILIFWLDMGVGGAALATILSQIVVLCVYGFYFRRRLGVLRVAARNVRIGGAILKPVVAVGLPAAAASALTGAAFAVLYRSAAEHGGEAGLAAVGIALRVLTLGTLPVIGFALGAQAALGFAWGAGDRPRVVAATRFMLAASTGFATLYGLAVVAFARPIASLFTSDAATIELAAVALVAAHVAFPLIGARYVLLVLLQAIGRTRQAGLLALAPNGYLLAPPLGVLPMRFGFSGVVWSLAVAAILTGALAAMFGAQIRRELRDPHAPRRPFSTRQIEPTRQGAST; translated from the coding sequence GTGAGCGGACTGTTCTCGGACACGGCCGACCTCGCCTCGCCGGACCTGAAGCGACTGATCGTCCGGCTCGCGCTGCCGGCGGTCGTCGGCCTGTCGGCCAACGCCGCGCACCACACGGCGAACGCGCTGTTCGTCGGCGCTATCAGTCTTGAAGCGCTGGCGGCCGTCACTGCCGCCCTGCCGATCGTGATGCTGGTCGCGGCGATCGGCGAAGGGCTCGGCGTCGGCGCGGCGGCGACGATCGGGCGCCTGCTGGGGGAGGGCCGTCCGGGGCGGGCCAGCGTCACCGCCTCGACCGTGATCGCGGTCGCCTTTCCGGTGGGATTGGCGCTGACGGCGGCGCTCCTCGTCGCACGGCGTCCGTTGCTCGAGCTCTTCGGCGCGCCGGCGGGCGCGATGCCGATGGCGGAAACTTACCTCGTCGTCGTCGCCTGCGGGGCGACGCTCATCCTGCTGCAGGTGATCTGCGACTTCGTCGCGATCTCGGAGGGCAACACGCGTTTCAGCATGTGGACGCTGATCGGCGGCTTCGGGCTCAACGTCGCGCTCGATCCGATCCTGATCTTCTGGCTCGACATGGGCGTCGGGGGCGCGGCTCTCGCGACCATCCTGTCCCAGATCGTCGTGCTCTGCGTCTACGGCTTCTATTTCCGTCGCCGCCTCGGCGTGTTGCGGGTCGCCGCGCGCAACGTCCGGATCGGCGGCGCGATCCTGAAGCCCGTCGTCGCCGTGGGGCTTCCGGCCGCCGCCGCGAGCGCGCTGACCGGCGCCGCCTTCGCGGTGCTCTATCGAAGCGCGGCCGAGCATGGCGGCGAGGCGGGCCTCGCGGCCGTCGGGATCGCGCTCCGCGTCCTGACGCTCGGGACGCTGCCCGTCATCGGCTTCGCGCTCGGCGCTCAAGCCGCGCTCGGCTTCGCATGGGGCGCGGGCGACAGGCCGCGCGTCGTCGCGGCGACGCGGTTCATGCTCGCGGCCTCGACGGGTTTCGCGACCCTGTATGGGCTCGCCGTGGTCGCCTTCGCGCGGCCGATCGCGAGCCTGTTCACGAGCGACGCCGCGACGATCGAACTCGCTGCCGTCGCGCTGGTCGCGGCGCATGTCGCCTTCCCGCTCATCGGGGCGCGCTACGTGCTGCTCGTCCTGCTGCAGGCGATCGGCCGGACGCGGCAGGCCGGCCTGCTCGCGCTCGCGCCCAACGGCTACCTGCTCGCGCCGCCTCTCGGCGTGCTGCCGATGCGGTTCGGCTTTTCGGGCGTCGTCTGGAGCCTCGCCGTGGCCGCGATCCTGACCGGCGCGCTCGCCGCGATGTTCGGCGCGCAGATCCGGCGCGAGCTTCGCGATCCGCATGCGCCGCGTCGCCCGTTTTCCACCCGACAGATCGAGCCCACACGACAAGGCGCATCGACATGA
- a CDS encoding GNAT family N-acetyltransferase: MNVHAKISAESPNAATISEGAGTRPKRVVRLTGGEAIVEDANGPPVVIAISETEGETSFRLPSGEPARIAEAFAAVAETLTALDRSETRLSLHGEDAAVLARLRAEGLAVEQSGALVALPELIWQRASSWLPADQPATFPETHMFSREGRRHPVRAPKPRGVVYARDIPWLGQELTFRALDVDRDLATFNRWMNDPRVDVVWEEAGDLETHRKSLEERAADPHLLTLIGEFDGKPFGYFELYWAKENRLGPHYDADDYDRGWHVLIGEDEFRGRAFITAWLPSLMHYMFLSDPRTRRIVGEPRWTHAQQIGNLDKAGFAKVKHVEFAHKRALLVMLSRERFFGDRLWAPEPAVAS; this comes from the coding sequence ATGAACGTTCACGCCAAGATTTCGGCCGAGAGCCCGAACGCCGCCACGATTTCGGAAGGCGCAGGCACACGGCCAAAACGCGTTGTGCGGCTGACCGGCGGCGAGGCGATCGTCGAGGACGCAAACGGTCCTCCTGTCGTGATCGCGATCTCAGAGACGGAGGGTGAGACCAGCTTCCGCCTGCCGTCGGGCGAGCCGGCGCGCATCGCCGAGGCTTTCGCGGCCGTTGCCGAAACGCTCACAGCTCTCGACCGCAGCGAAACGCGCCTGAGCCTCCACGGCGAAGACGCAGCCGTGCTGGCGCGGTTGCGGGCGGAGGGGCTCGCGGTCGAGCAAAGCGGCGCGCTCGTGGCGCTGCCAGAGCTGATCTGGCAGCGTGCGTCGTCATGGCTTCCGGCAGACCAGCCGGCGACATTTCCCGAGACCCATATGTTTAGCCGGGAGGGACGGCGGCACCCCGTCCGAGCGCCCAAGCCGCGCGGCGTCGTTTATGCGCGCGACATCCCCTGGCTCGGCCAAGAACTGACGTTCCGCGCTCTCGACGTCGACCGCGATCTGGCCACCTTCAATCGCTGGATGAACGATCCTCGCGTCGACGTGGTGTGGGAGGAGGCGGGCGATCTCGAAACGCACCGAAAGTCGCTTGAGGAGCGCGCCGCCGATCCGCACCTGCTCACCCTGATCGGCGAGTTCGACGGCAAGCCGTTCGGCTATTTCGAGCTGTACTGGGCCAAGGAAAACCGGCTCGGTCCGCATTACGACGCCGACGACTACGATCGCGGCTGGCATGTGCTGATCGGCGAGGACGAGTTTCGCGGCCGCGCCTTCATCACGGCGTGGCTGCCCTCGCTGATGCACTACATGTTCCTGAGCGACCCGCGCACGCGCCGCATCGTCGGCGAGCCGCGCTGGACCCACGCCCAGCAGATCGGCAACCTCGACAAGGCCGGCTTCGCCAAGGTCAAGCATGTCGAGTTCGCCCATAAGCGGGCGCTGCTCGTGATGCTCTCGCGCGAGCGCTTCTTCGGCGACCGACTGTGGGCGCCCGAGCCGGCGGTCGCCTCGTGA
- a CDS encoding MbtH family NRPS accessory protein yields the protein MTDDENWNVVIDAQGRHSVWPADREPPRGWTATGYSGRREDCVAHIDRTWTDPLPASWRETLRNREEAASNA from the coding sequence ATGACGGACGACGAGAACTGGAACGTGGTGATCGACGCGCAGGGCCGACATTCGGTCTGGCCGGCCGATCGCGAACCGCCGCGCGGATGGACCGCGACGGGCTATTCCGGACGGCGCGAAGACTGCGTCGCGCATATCGACAGGACGTGGACCGACCCCCTGCCCGCAAGCTGGCGCGAGACGCTGCGCAACCGCGAGGAGGCGGCGTCGAATGCCTGA
- a CDS encoding non-ribosomal peptide synthetase, whose amino-acid sequence MPEIGLSTSAARGVTSALDAEAQAAEGFPLSLAQKRIWSLGLIGAHTVFPTQTLAMTFPAPVDDGAIQTLATRHPALRMRFRRFAGGRIEQRAVSADDVLVERLDLFVRPGERLPAALARTVDAFAARPFYLDRELSARVARIAFADGGCAVAIALHPIVADPASLEVLARDLAAAAEGRLDEQEEAAAVRLASVEQDLLRAPAFEQSLSFWRSAFAEGHVSATLPLRHNLSGAAAGGRGRAAVRIESETRRALLALAERSDVSERDLMIAAFSALLARYGGAWALRLGVVSSNRGSADRRRAVGRFEDVVPLHIGSTSSATFAQSAREVASRLEKAFQHAAPFERLAQELWRPEGDASDSVVKSLFEFRPAVEGSLSLPITCRTDADLVLVVTPSADGGLDGAFDYAYGLYDRDMVARAADHLGRILSAAANDGDVRLRDIQLVDDAELDRLSAPYPDDEIDDDRPVHELIADHARATPDRVAILFADDVWTHGRLEAFANRLAHRLIREGVGPEDCVAIAVKRSPEAIGAMLATLKAGGAYIPVEPDHPQSRNDHIFRDAGVKAIVTNSWLVGKIPTGVDAVVLELDRLDLDAEAATPPETPQVHRDQLAYVMYTSGSTGTPKGVAVEHGPLTYHLQSTARVYGMTEVSRELPFLPFSSDGGHERWMNPLMVGGSIILPDQPLWTPEETLAAMRRHGANNASIPTTYLQQLAEEADANGSAPKMRLYSFGGEGLPQSTFDLLSRSLNSEWLINGYGPTETIMTPMVWKIRAGERFEGTYAPLGRCVGRRRGYVLDADLNPCPVGVTGELYIGGDGAARGYIGRPGVTADRFMPDPFSPEGGRLYRTGDMTRWLPDGKVEFVGRVDHQVKLRGFRIELGEIEAALLAQPGVGESLVVLREDDGRKALVGYAVPKGGATLDGEALRRALTRELPDYMVPAAIVPLERMPTNPSSKLDRAALPAPKLSRADPVPLKGALEEELAALWREALNIETVGATDNFFEIGGHSLAAVRIVARLRKTRPKAGVTIADIFNKPTVRALAASIETGGGAVGGQVIRLRESGSKPMLYCFPGLLVSTREYVRLVDFLGPDQPATGFICYSLSEEKKLDASVEEIVGRYVDHIRAESRGRPCVFLGWSWGGLLAYEAARMLGSDIDLRLIGMVDVCDLGTEFAIGATPRFAPGERDALEAMVTEWLGRTKMRADWDRLLGKMDAATYDQFLRFVGDEEDTLPTDGPDISSREHTFWILIDNALIFRRYTMKPYDAPIHSWAAEDSLHRGLNLMDWRRHSRRANPAEIIAGTNHLHVIGAGAFHSRFAARIDEARGEARPGEGRKRMSG is encoded by the coding sequence ATGCCTGAGATCGGCCTTTCCACATCCGCGGCGCGCGGCGTCACGTCGGCGCTCGACGCCGAAGCGCAGGCAGCCGAAGGCTTTCCGCTTTCGCTCGCCCAGAAGCGCATTTGGTCGCTCGGGCTGATCGGCGCGCATACGGTGTTTCCGACGCAGACGCTCGCGATGACGTTCCCGGCGCCCGTCGACGACGGCGCGATCCAGACGCTCGCGACCCGTCACCCCGCGCTGCGCATGCGCTTCCGCCGCTTCGCCGGCGGGCGTATCGAACAGCGCGCAGTATCCGCCGACGACGTGCTGGTCGAGCGCCTCGATCTCTTCGTCCGGCCCGGCGAACGCCTGCCGGCCGCGCTCGCACGGACCGTAGACGCCTTCGCGGCGCGCCCGTTCTACCTCGATCGCGAGCTCTCAGCCCGCGTCGCGCGCATCGCGTTCGCCGATGGCGGCTGCGCGGTCGCGATCGCGCTGCACCCGATCGTGGCCGATCCTGCGTCGCTCGAGGTTTTGGCCCGGGATCTCGCCGCGGCGGCCGAAGGCCGGCTTGACGAGCAGGAGGAGGCCGCCGCGGTCCGCCTCGCCTCCGTCGAGCAAGACCTCCTGCGAGCGCCCGCCTTCGAGCAGTCGCTTTCGTTCTGGCGATCGGCATTCGCCGAAGGCCATGTCTCGGCGACGCTGCCGCTCCGTCACAATCTGAGCGGCGCGGCCGCGGGCGGGCGGGGGCGCGCGGCAGTGCGGATCGAATCCGAGACGCGACGCGCCCTGCTTGCGCTCGCCGAACGGAGCGACGTCTCGGAGCGCGACCTGATGATCGCGGCCTTCTCGGCGCTTCTCGCTCGCTACGGCGGCGCCTGGGCGCTGAGGCTCGGCGTCGTCTCCTCGAACCGCGGGTCGGCGGACCGCAGGCGTGCCGTCGGCCGTTTCGAGGATGTCGTTCCTCTGCACATCGGGTCGACGTCCAGCGCGACGTTCGCGCAGTCGGCGCGGGAGGTCGCGTCTCGTCTCGAAAAGGCTTTCCAGCACGCAGCGCCCTTCGAGCGGCTGGCGCAGGAGCTCTGGCGGCCGGAAGGCGACGCCAGCGACAGCGTGGTGAAGTCGCTGTTCGAGTTCCGCCCCGCGGTTGAAGGCTCGCTATCGCTTCCGATCACCTGCCGGACGGACGCCGATCTCGTGCTTGTCGTCACGCCCTCCGCCGACGGAGGCCTCGACGGCGCGTTCGACTACGCCTACGGGCTCTATGATCGCGACATGGTCGCGCGCGCGGCCGATCATCTCGGCCGCATCCTCTCCGCCGCTGCGAACGACGGCGACGTGCGCCTTCGCGACATCCAGCTTGTGGACGACGCCGAACTCGACCGACTGTCGGCTCCCTATCCCGATGACGAGATCGACGACGACCGCCCGGTCCACGAACTGATCGCCGACCACGCCCGCGCGACGCCCGACAGGGTCGCGATTCTGTTCGCCGATGATGTGTGGACACACGGCCGGCTGGAAGCCTTCGCCAACCGGTTGGCGCATCGCCTCATCCGCGAAGGCGTCGGGCCGGAGGACTGCGTCGCGATCGCGGTGAAGCGCTCGCCTGAGGCGATCGGCGCGATGCTCGCGACGCTGAAGGCCGGCGGCGCCTACATCCCGGTCGAGCCGGACCATCCGCAGTCGCGGAACGACCACATCTTCCGCGACGCGGGCGTGAAGGCGATCGTCACCAACAGCTGGCTCGTCGGCAAGATCCCGACCGGCGTCGACGCGGTGGTGCTCGAACTCGACCGCCTCGACCTCGACGCCGAGGCGGCTACCCCGCCCGAGACGCCGCAGGTCCATCGCGACCAGCTCGCTTATGTCATGTACACGTCCGGCTCCACGGGCACACCGAAGGGCGTCGCGGTCGAGCATGGGCCGCTGACCTATCACCTCCAGTCGACGGCGCGCGTCTACGGCATGACCGAGGTCTCGCGGGAGCTGCCGTTCCTGCCGTTCTCCTCCGACGGCGGCCATGAGCGCTGGATGAACCCGCTGATGGTCGGCGGATCGATCATCCTGCCCGACCAGCCGCTCTGGACGCCGGAGGAGACGCTGGCCGCCATGCGCCGCCACGGCGCGAACAACGCCTCGATCCCGACCACCTATCTCCAGCAGCTGGCGGAAGAAGCCGACGCCAACGGCAGCGCGCCGAAGATGCGGCTCTATTCGTTCGGCGGCGAAGGACTGCCGCAGTCGACCTTCGACCTGCTGTCGCGCTCTCTCAACTCGGAATGGCTGATCAACGGCTATGGGCCAACCGAAACCATCATGACCCCGATGGTCTGGAAGATCCGCGCGGGCGAGCGCTTCGAGGGCACCTACGCGCCGCTCGGCCGCTGCGTCGGGCGCCGGCGCGGCTATGTGCTCGACGCCGACCTCAACCCCTGCCCCGTCGGCGTCACCGGCGAGCTCTATATCGGCGGCGACGGCGCGGCGCGCGGCTATATCGGCCGTCCCGGCGTCACCGCCGACCGCTTCATGCCGGACCCGTTCAGCCCGGAGGGCGGCCGGCTCTACCGCACCGGCGACATGACGCGCTGGCTGCCGGACGGGAAGGTCGAGTTCGTCGGGCGCGTCGATCATCAGGTGAAGCTGCGCGGCTTCCGGATCGAACTCGGCGAGATCGAGGCCGCACTGCTGGCGCAGCCCGGCGTCGGCGAGAGCCTCGTCGTCCTGCGCGAAGACGACGGCCGCAAGGCGCTGGTCGGCTACGCCGTGCCGAAGGGCGGCGCGACGCTCGACGGCGAAGCGCTCCGCCGCGCGCTGACGCGCGAGCTGCCGGACTACATGGTGCCGGCCGCGATCGTGCCGCTCGAACGCATGCCGACCAATCCGAGCAGCAAGCTCGACCGCGCGGCGCTCCCCGCGCCAAAACTGTCGCGCGCCGACCCTGTTCCGCTGAAGGGCGCGCTCGAAGAGGAGCTCGCCGCGCTCTGGCGCGAGGCGCTCAACATCGAGACCGTCGGCGCGACCGACAATTTCTTCGAGATCGGCGGCCATTCGCTGGCGGCGGTGCGCATCGTCGCGCGGCTGCGGAAGACCCGGCCGAAGGCCGGCGTCACCATCGCGGACATATTCAACAAGCCGACGGTGCGCGCGCTCGCAGCCTCCATCGAGACGGGCGGCGGCGCGGTGGGCGGTCAGGTGATCCGCCTGCGCGAGAGCGGCTCGAAGCCGATGCTCTACTGCTTCCCCGGACTTCTGGTCTCGACCCGCGAATATGTCCGGCTCGTCGACTTCCTCGGGCCGGACCAGCCCGCGACCGGCTTCATCTGCTACTCGCTGTCCGAGGAGAAGAAGCTCGACGCGTCGGTCGAGGAGATCGTCGGCCGATACGTCGACCACATCCGCGCCGAGAGCCGTGGACGCCCTTGCGTCTTCCTCGGCTGGTCCTGGGGCGGCCTGCTTGCCTATGAGGCGGCCCGGATGCTGGGCTCGGACATCGACCTGCGCCTCATCGGCATGGTGGACGTCTGCGATCTCGGGACCGAATTCGCGATCGGCGCGACGCCCCGCTTCGCGCCCGGCGAGCGCGACGCGCTCGAAGCGATGGTCACTGAGTGGCTCGGCCGCACGAAGATGCGGGCCGACTGGGACCGGCTGCTCGGCAAGATGGACGCCGCAACCTACGACCAGTTCCTGCGCTTCGTCGGCGACGAGGAAGACACGCTGCCGACCGACGGCCCGGACATTTCGAGCCGCGAGCACACCTTCTGGATCCTGATCGACAACGCGCTGATCTTCCGCCGCTACACGATGAAGCCCTACGACGCGCCGATCCATTCCTGGGCGGCCGAGGACAGCCTGCATCGCGGGCTCAACCTCATGGACTGGCGGCGCCACTCGCGGCGCGCGAACCCGGCCGAGATCATCGCCGGCACCAACCACCTGCACGTCATCGGCGCCGGCGCCTTCCACAGCCGGTTCGCGGCGCGGATCGACGAGGCGCGCGGAGAGGCGCGACCGGGGGAGGGTCGAAAACGCATGAGTGGGTGA